GGTGTCACGACAGGCACCCCGATTGCCATGATTCTCTACAGCACCAATCAACGCTCAGCCGATTACTCCCACCTTGAAAATGTATTCCGTCCAGGCCACGCAGACTGGACCTTCTTCCAGAAGTATGGGATCAGGGATATCCGCGGAGGGGGACGATCAAGCGGAAGAGAGACCAGCGCCAGGGTTGCAGCCGGGGCCTTGGCTAAGCAGCTCCTTGCCAAACGTGGCATCACCATCAAGGCAGGCACCGTACAGGTGGGAGATATCGTTGCACACAAGAGAGATTGGGCTGAGACGGATAATCCCCTCTCCTGCCCGGACAAAGATGCTGCACAATCGATGGTATCGCTCATTGAACAGGTAAGAAGTGAAAAAGATAGCATTGGTGGAATCATTGAATGCCGGGTAGAAGGAGTGAGGCCAGGACTGGGTGAACCAGTGTTCGGAAAACTTGAAGCATTGATCAGCCATGCCGTGATGAGCATCGGAGCTGTCAAAGGAATCCAGTTCGGCGATGGATTTGCCTGTGCATCCATGCGTGGCAGCCAGTTCAACGACCAGAGGACCAGTGAGGGTTTTCTCTCCAACCACGCAGGGGGCATCCTGGGCGGCATCTCCTCAGGACAGGAGATCATCCTGCAGGCAGCAATCAAGCCAACGGCATCCATTGGAAAACCCCAGAAGACAGTCACCAAGGACAACGAGACCACCAACTTGGAAATTGAAGGGCGTCATGACCCTTGTATCTGCAGCCGCGCTGTGGTGGTCATCGAATCAATGGTCGCAATCACCCTGCTTGACCTTTATTACACTGCATTTGGGAAGGCATGATGAGAGATACCCCACTTATTGTACAGAGTGATAAAACCCTGCTTCTTGATGTTCACCATGAACAGAGCGAGGCATGTCGCAACGACCTTGTCCGTTTCTGCGAGCTGATCAAGAGCCCTGAGCATATGCACACCTATGCCTTGAGCGCAATCAGCCTCTGGAATGCCTCAAGCTGCGGGGTGGATGCATCCTTCATTCTCTCACGCCTTGATTTCTGGTCAAAATTCCCGGTACCGGAATCGGTGCGCTTTTATATTGAGGATATGGGGACCCGTTGGGGAAAGGTTATTCTCTCAGGCAGTGAAGATCCTCGCTACTATGAGCTATGGGTTGAGAATAAACGCATCAGGACGGAATTGCTGAGCAGGCAGGCCATTGCAAAGCTGTTGGTGGTAAAGGATGAATCACGGTTTCTTCTTGAAGCGTACAATCGCGGAGAGATCAAGCTCCAACTGATCAAGATCGGGTATCCTGTTGATGACAGGATTCCCTTGAAACATGGTCCCAAGCTGCCCTTCACACTCAGGGAAACCACCCAGGATGGCAAGCCATTTTCCGTACGCCCCTACCAAAGGCAGGCAGCCGATGCCTTGCTCGGTGACCTCGGTCCCGGCAGTGGGTTCGGGACCATAGTCCTTCCCTGTGGTTCAGGAAAGACGGTGGTGGGAATGCATATCATGGAACGGCTCACCACCAAGACGTTGGTGGTCACAACCAATGTGGCCGCAGTTCACCAGTGGATCAGTGAGATACTGGACAAGACCACCTTAACAAAGGACCAAGTAGGGGAATATACCGGTGACAAGAAGGAAAGCAAGGATATCATTGTTTGTACTTACCAGGTGCTCACCTACCGACCGGACAAGGAAGGGCCTTTTCCACATCTGGAACTACTTACCAAGGGGAATTGGGGTCTGATCATCTATGATGAGGTACATATGCTTCCAGCCCCGGTGTTCAAGGTTACCGCTGAGTTGCAGGCTGTCTACCGTGTAGGTCTTACCGCAACCTTGGTAAGGGAAGATGGTCGTGAGGACGAGGTTTTCAGCCTTGTTGGTCCAAAGCGTTTTGATGTCCCCTGGAACGAGTTGCAGCAGCAGGGATTTATCGCTGAAGCGTACTGCCATGAAGTAAGGATTGACCTTCCCCAGGAGGATGAGATTCCTTATGCCATAGGGACAAAACGGGAAAAGTACCGTATCGCCAGTGAGAACAAGAGAAAGCTGGAAGTGGTGCAGGCTTTGGTTGACAGGCATCCCGACGATTTCATTCTCATCATCGGCCAGTATCTCGACCAACTCAAGGGCATCGCAAACCATTTTGGGCTGCCGATCATTACCGGAAGCACCCCAAACATAAAACGGGAAGAGTTGTATAGGGATTTCAGGGAGGGAAAACAACGTATATTGGTTGTCAGCAAGGTAGCAAACTTTGCAATCGACCTTCCTGATGCTTCGGTTGCCATCCAGGTCAGCGGAACCTTCGGATCGAGAAGTGAGGAAGCACAACGACTGGGAAGAATTCTCAGGCCAAAGAACCGTTCCTCCTTTTTCTATTCTGTGGTAACACGTTACTCAAGTGAGGAAGAGTTTGCCGCCAATCGTCAGAAATTCCTTGCCGAGCAAGGCTATTCCTATGAGATAGAGGTATGGGACACGTGAGTGAGAGAGCACAAGAAGCGTTCAAGACATTACTGAGTCGTTATAGTGAAGACACCTATTTTTACCTGGCACGTAATTACATGGGGAAGCTCCAATCGCCTTTCCATAAACCACAGCTGACAGCAAGACTTTGTCAGTTGTTCAGCCAGGAATCTATGGTGCAGAAGACCCTTTCAATGCTGGATTCCTTTGATCAGGTTATCCTGAGCTTGGTCGCCACGTTTGGCCCGCTCACGGTGGAGCAGGTCACATCTCTGCTCAAAGGTTCCTTCAGCTATGGGAATCTCCTGAGGCGGGTAGGGAATTTGCAGGAACGCCTGATACTGCTCAGCGATGCAGGGAGCTTGGTTTTCAACCCACTGCTGGAAGAGCAATTGCTGCAGTACTGCTCACTCATTCCCCTGTTTGGAGAAAAGGAGCTGCCATGTGTGGAAAAACCATACTGCTCCACTGAGTTTCTCCGTGGTTTTTTCTCGCTGGTGGCCAAGGAAGGCAAATGCATCTTCAATGAGGGAACCTGCCAGCATTTCCCCACCTATGAACGCGATCGGCTCAAGGAAATGTATGAGGCGCTGGGCGATTATCTCACTGAGATGGGTGTAATACGGAGAGATGCAAGGCGTTGTACCCTCGATTGGCAGAAAACAGATGCATTGCTCTCTCTTTCCGATTATCAGCTGCTCTCGCTCCTTCTTTCCAGGAACCTCGAAGGCACGGCCCCCTTGGAATTTGTCAATGCACTTCTCTCGACCCTGCAGACTCTTGGAGGTTGTGATACCACCTCACTCAAGCTCCTGATCAAGGGGCTCTGTATCCGCTACCAGGTCACTTACACCGCAGCCTTGCTCAATGAACTCTCCACTTGGGGAGTCTTGACCCTGGATGAGAACTGGCAAGTCTCTGCCATCAGCAATGAGAGCCAGCGAACAGGACTGCTCATAGACAGCGACCAGACCATCAGCTACCAAGGAAATTCACCTGCAGGGGATATTCTCTATAGGTTTGCTTACCTTGAAGTGTTGGACCATCAAAGAAAATATCATATTACCAAGGAGAGTGTGCTGGGGGCGTTTGATTCCTCATTGGATTACCCTCAGATCAAGGAGTATCTGCAGGCAAACAGCACAAGGGGGATGAATACCTCCCTTGCCAAGCAACTAGAAATGCTCAGTGAGCGTTACCAGAACGTGACCATCTACGACGGACTGGTTCTCTCCTGTGATGAGCGCACTGCAAATCTTGTTCACAATCTTCCTTCTCTTTCAGAGCATCGTCTTGCCACACTCTCACCTACCATTTTCATCATGCGCAGGGATAGTGAGGATACCTGGAGGCAGGTGTTGAAGAATGCCGGTCAGTTGGTCGGTGCCACCAAGAGCTTCGACAGAATCGAAATTCTGGAAAAGAAGGAGCATCCTCTATTGCGGGAACGAATTGGAAGAGCTGCAACACTGAGACAGATTGCTACCCTTCCATGCCATCCCAGGATACAGGTGGAGAAAGTTCCCCTGGATGAATCATTACGGCAAGCCATTGCCGAGGCAGATCTTTCAAAGGCTGAACGTGAAGACCTAGAACATCGCTTCCAGAGCAGGATTATACTCCTTCCTTCCCAGATTGTGCCCCAGGTTCTCAACCCAATCCTTGAAGCTGGAGGATTCGATTACCAGGGCAAGGTGAGTCTCTGCAAGCAGGCAGCAGGAAAGAAGGACATCCTCCTGGAACTGCAACTTCCCGACCAGGAACTGATTGTCCAGGCACTGGAACTCGCCTTCACACCCCAGAAGGAGGCACTGCTCAAGGCAGCGGTTATGCCCTCAATGGAGGTAAAAATCCTGCCGGTGAGCAAACTATTCTTGATTCGTCTTGTCAGATTTCATTTTGCCTGAGTCAGAGTGAAACCGTTACCCAGTGTGGATAGTGGTAACCGGTGAATGCCTCAAACTGTAGCTTTCCCTGCTCCATCAGCATCTGTTTTCCACCGATGATGGTGCAACCTGCCCCCTTGGCCCGCTTAAGAAAGGCTGTCTCCTCTGGTTTATAGACCAGTTCGTATACAATTTCCTTACCAGAGAACTGCAGGGAAGGGCAAGGCTCCTGGCCTTCCAGGTCCCCCATGCCTACATTGGTTGTCTGTACCACCAAATCCATCGTCTCACTGTAGAGGTGGGCATTATCCAGGGTATCATAGGCACTCATTGTCTCATTTGCCAAGGTCCTGGCGTGTTCGATGCTCCTGTTGAGGATGGTGACCTTTACGCCATGGTTGTGCAGCGCCCATACAACCGCCCTACTCGCACCACCGGCACCGATTACCAAAGCATTCCTGATATCGCCTTGCGCGATAAGGTCCTCGATCGGGGCAAGGAATCCGTAGTAATCAGTATTGATCCCTTTCCACATATTCTGGATCCTGACCACAGTATTGCATGAACCAATTTGCTTAACTTCACGGGTGATACGTCCCAAGTAGGGTTGTACGCTCCGCTTATGGGGAACGGTTACCGAAAATCCATGGATTTGCAACATCTCGGCCAGCTTGAAGAATGCCCTGACTGAATCCACAAGAAATGGAACATATACAGCATTATAGCGAATTGCCTCAAATCCAGGGTTATGTATTATTGGAGAGGAGGTATGGCTGACCGGATTGCCGATGATCCCATAGATATGGGTCCTGGCATCAAGCTTGTCAGAGTGGTATAGCTCACTCATGCTTTGGGCACTGAGGTGGCCAGGAGCTGCTTGGCTGTCCGAACAGAAGCTCAGCAAGGAACCGCACTTCTTGTAAAGGATACGAGTACAGACCCCGTAAGGGCCCATACCGATCACAATTTTTTCTGTGAGGCTGGAAAGTTCCTGTTGGACCCTGAAAAGGGTAATAACATCCATCATATTTCCAGGGGTGACAGCCACC
This sequence is a window from uncultured Sphaerochaeta sp.. Protein-coding genes within it:
- the aroC gene encoding chorismate synthase — encoded protein: MGHNSFGTAYTVTTFGESHGPALGVIIDGVEPGFRIDEEAIQREMDRRRPGANPTGTERNEIDKLTILSGLYEGVTTGTPIAMILYSTNQRSADYSHLENVFRPGHADWTFFQKYGIRDIRGGGRSSGRETSARVAAGALAKQLLAKRGITIKAGTVQVGDIVAHKRDWAETDNPLSCPDKDAAQSMVSLIEQVRSEKDSIGGIIECRVEGVRPGLGEPVFGKLEALISHAVMSIGAVKGIQFGDGFACASMRGSQFNDQRTSEGFLSNHAGGILGGISSGQEIILQAAIKPTASIGKPQKTVTKDNETTNLEIEGRHDPCICSRAVVVIESMVAITLLDLYYTAFGKA
- a CDS encoding DNA repair helicase XPB, giving the protein MMRDTPLIVQSDKTLLLDVHHEQSEACRNDLVRFCELIKSPEHMHTYALSAISLWNASSCGVDASFILSRLDFWSKFPVPESVRFYIEDMGTRWGKVILSGSEDPRYYELWVENKRIRTELLSRQAIAKLLVVKDESRFLLEAYNRGEIKLQLIKIGYPVDDRIPLKHGPKLPFTLRETTQDGKPFSVRPYQRQAADALLGDLGPGSGFGTIVLPCGSGKTVVGMHIMERLTTKTLVVTTNVAAVHQWISEILDKTTLTKDQVGEYTGDKKESKDIIVCTYQVLTYRPDKEGPFPHLELLTKGNWGLIIYDEVHMLPAPVFKVTAELQAVYRVGLTATLVREDGREDEVFSLVGPKRFDVPWNELQQQGFIAEAYCHEVRIDLPQEDEIPYAIGTKREKYRIASENKRKLEVVQALVDRHPDDFILIIGQYLDQLKGIANHFGLPIITGSTPNIKREELYRDFREGKQRILVVSKVANFAIDLPDASVAIQVSGTFGSRSEEAQRLGRILRPKNRSSFFYSVVTRYSSEEEFAANRQKFLAEQGYSYEIEVWDT
- a CDS encoding helicase-associated domain-containing protein — its product is MGHVSERAQEAFKTLLSRYSEDTYFYLARNYMGKLQSPFHKPQLTARLCQLFSQESMVQKTLSMLDSFDQVILSLVATFGPLTVEQVTSLLKGSFSYGNLLRRVGNLQERLILLSDAGSLVFNPLLEEQLLQYCSLIPLFGEKELPCVEKPYCSTEFLRGFFSLVAKEGKCIFNEGTCQHFPTYERDRLKEMYEALGDYLTEMGVIRRDARRCTLDWQKTDALLSLSDYQLLSLLLSRNLEGTAPLEFVNALLSTLQTLGGCDTTSLKLLIKGLCIRYQVTYTAALLNELSTWGVLTLDENWQVSAISNESQRTGLLIDSDQTISYQGNSPAGDILYRFAYLEVLDHQRKYHITKESVLGAFDSSLDYPQIKEYLQANSTRGMNTSLAKQLEMLSERYQNVTIYDGLVLSCDERTANLVHNLPSLSEHRLATLSPTIFIMRRDSEDTWRQVLKNAGQLVGATKSFDRIEILEKKEHPLLRERIGRAATLRQIATLPCHPRIQVEKVPLDESLRQAIAEADLSKAEREDLEHRFQSRIILLPSQIVPQVLNPILEAGGFDYQGKVSLCKQAAGKKDILLELQLPDQELIVQALELAFTPQKEALLKAAVMPSMEVKILPVSKLFLIRLVRFHFA
- the aroE gene encoding shikimate dehydrogenase produces the protein MLCLTLTGSTLEENRALVERNRQWIALAELRLDHLLPEEQKIASSFPSTVDLPVMLTMRRKIDGGMCNLPEKQRLQLLYEAAKGDFTYVDIEDDVKKSDLKFKDPLFEQKVDLENMLRTRGIRIIRSYHNFECVPADLFGRIHKLAAKGDIPKVAVTPGNMMDVITLFRVQQELSSLTEKIVIGMGPYGVCTRILYKKCGSLLSFCSDSQAAPGHLSAQSMSELYHSDKLDARTHIYGIIGNPVSHTSSPIIHNPGFEAIRYNAVYVPFLVDSVRAFFKLAEMLQIHGFSVTVPHKRSVQPYLGRITREVKQIGSCNTVVRIQNMWKGINTDYYGFLAPIEDLIAQGDIRNALVIGAGGASRAVVWALHNHGVKVTILNRSIEHARTLANETMSAYDTLDNAHLYSETMDLVVQTTNVGMGDLEGQEPCPSLQFSGKEIVYELVYKPEETAFLKRAKGAGCTIIGGKQMLMEQGKLQFEAFTGYHYPHWVTVSL